Below is a genomic region from Candidatus Rhabdochlamydia oedothoracis.
AAGGTCAACTCTAGTTCAGAACTGCGTGAAGTGCACCACCATTTTGAAAGTGCTATTTGTAATAGCATAGAGGAAAAAAGGCGTAATTTGTGATCTTTTAAAGATATCTGTGTAGAAGATGAAGAACAACCAAGCAAATCTCCATAATCGGTATGCCCTTTAAAAGAACCTAATAAACAGGAAAATCCACCTCTTGCAAAGAGACTAATCCGATAAGGGAAAACCATCCTAAATTCGGCTCCTAATTCTGGACCGACACCTGATACTCGACTTATCCCTTTTACACTTTGAGGAGGTCTAAGCGAGGTTCTAGGTTTAAAAAATGTGTAATGCACATCAACCTTTTGTTTGATGGTACATCCTTGAACCCCGAAAAAAGGCTCTATGATAAAAGATTTACCGATCATTAACCCTTTTTTGAATAAGACATCGAATATTTGCATTTTCAATTCCCATTTACCAGAAAGATGGGACACTTGTTGGTTCACTGGAGAAAAATAGGTAGGAGCAACTAAATTCGCAAAAATGTTCCCGGTTGGATCATCAGAGGTAACTCTCGAAGGATCTGCTCGAAAATAGGTACAAGAACCACTTAGCAACCAATAGTCATAAGTAGGAATGTTAAGAGTTACTCGAATTCCAGGATTATAGCTGAAATCTTGTTCAATATCATGAGACGGTGGTGGAATCAAACGAAAGTTGGTTTCTCCATATTTAAGCGTATCTTCTATTGCTCTAAAGAGTAAGTAATCAACGACTATGTTTTGTTGTGTTTCTGGGTTTTTTACGAGTAATACATCGCAACACTCTTCTAAATGTCCATGGAACTCCCCTGCATTCGTCATTATAGGAATAGCACACAGATTAAGTATAAAATATTTCAAATGCTTATAGAGAAATAATGACTGCAACTTTTTTTCCTTTACGATTCAATATAGTTAGTTTGTTTGCATAAGCTGCTTTATTGACTATTATCGGTCAAGCATCCACTTGCTAAAGAAAATGGAATTGTATTTGTCATTGAGCACCGTTATATTTATACTTAATAGAAACATATGTATAAAAAAAATACAACAATGTATTAAAAAAATCACTTAACACGTTAAATGAACACGTTTGTATACACTTAAGAGAGCAATAAATGACACGCCAATCCTATTTAATTTTATTGCCACATGGAAGAAATTTGCGCCCCTTGCAAGACAAATTTTACGAAATAGGTGGGTTCTATAACGGAATTGGTTACGTGTTTCCTTTTCAAAAAGAACAAACCCTCAAGCAAATTATTAAACATCTTCCGGATATTAAAATTCGAAAAATCGATTTAGAAGACGATCATACCTTTGATTCTATCCGACAAGCTCACAATGCTTCTTATTTTAGAGACAAACTATTCACATTAGATCATAAGATCTTATCCATTATTCATACCTATCAACTCGATGAATTATCAGAGATTAGCGTGGAAAGTTTACAACTACCGCCGGAGCAAAAAACGCAGTTTCTAGAGCTTATCCAAGAAAAAGAAAAATTGAAGAGAGCTTTAGAATGGGCTGAGGGTATGGAAAAAACACTATCTTCCCAAAAATTGATTTCTTTTCAAATGAAATTCATTAGCGAACAATCCGTTAATTTTCTCTTAAAAGAAGCCCCGAAAATGCCTCGACTAATCAACTATATGGAAGGATCATATGTCAAAGCTTTTATTAGAAAAGGAATCGTTGGAATGTTAGTGGGATCAGGCGGTGTTGGAAAAACGCATGCTCTAGCACAACTCGCTATTTCTATAACGACAGGAATACCCTGGCTTGGAAAATATCCAGTTGAAAAAACAGGCTATGTTTTCATGGGAATGGGAGAAAATTCAGAAGAAGACATCCATCGGTTACTCAGGAAGACGGTAAAAAAACTGTTTCGAGAACAGACTTCTTTTTTTGATAAAAACCCTCTTTTAGAAGCCAGTACAAGACTAGCGGTGGCTTCTTTCAACGGATTAGATTCTTCTTTTATTTACAAAGGAAAGCCGACGCAGGCTTACGAACTATTGTTACAAGAACTAAAAGAAAAAGAACCGAAAGAGGGATGGTCTTGTATTATTTTAGATCCCATATCCCGATTTTTAGGAGCAGATGCTGAAACAGACAACGCTTCAGCTACGCGATTTATTGCTCTTTTAGAAAGACTAACACTCGAACTTGAAGGTCATCCAACCGTTTTATTCGGTCACCACATGAGCAAAAACGCTCAGGCAGCTCGAAATACAGACCAGGGAGCGGCAAGAGGTTCTAGCGCCATTACAGACGGGGTGAGGTGGCAAGCTAATTTAGAAAAGATACGTAAAACGCTTAACTCTGAAGAAGAGGAGTATGAATTGGATCAAATTATCCTGCGCTATGTTAAATCTAACTTCACTGCTATTTTACCCTCTTTAAGATTAAAAAAAGATGAAGATGGAATTTTATTTGCTCAAGATCCAAACCAATCAATCTTTAAAAAAAGATGAAAGAAAAAACACAACCCTCTAAAGAAGTTGTAATGGACTCTTGTTCTGCGGATAAAGACTTCTTTCCAGAAGAAGATTGGGGGAATATCAATGCAGAACAAGTCTTGAGTTTCACAACAGAAGATGTAAAAACCCTTCGTCAATTCCCTTTTATTGATCAAGCCCTTGTTGAAGATTTTTTTAAAAAATTAAAAAAACCTCAAGAGAGAGATTTAAAATGGAAAGACTTTCTTAAATCAAACCCATCTAAAAAACAAAAAGAAGAATGGTTAGAGAAAAACGCTAAATGCAAATCTATTGAAGAATCGATTAAAGAGCTTAACTTTCTAAAGTACATCACTGAAAACCGCACACAAATTATTCAATGGTTAGAAAGCGAAGAAAAAAGTAATACCTTTAAAAAATCAGGTCATCTCGTCGATCAACAGCTCAAATATCTCAAATCTACAGAAGACCCACTACACATCTTTTCACTTATTGAAAATATAGAACTGAAAAATAACATCACACAAAATAAAGAAATACAAGAACAAACCATTCAAGTAGGAATTCACCTTACCGCAGCTGAAGACCGTCTTGTAAACGCTCTTTGTCGATTATTACATGAAAAAAGTCAAATATTCAATCCTAGTCAATCTAATTACTATACGGGGAACTCCTCTTATACGATTGCTGATTACGGGAAAAAAGAAGAAAAGATACCTAGTTTGATATTAGAGCCTCATGAACTTTATCAAGCTTATTTAGAAAAAGTGGACTTTAGCGGAAAAGAAATAAGTAACATAGAGGATATCCTTGAAAAAGCACAAAATGCAAGGCACTTGATTATCTACGAGTGGAGAACGAAAAATAAGACAGGTAGAATCGTAGTAGATCGCATAGAACAATATCAACCTTTATTCCTGGTTGATCGTATCTTTTCAAGCATGAGTGAAGAGGAAGCTGATTTAGTCGCACACGGTGATACTGAAGTAAGAAGAAAGAAGGGGAAGTTTTTAATTAAATTCAATCCTTTATTTATTCATCAAATCGAATCGAAATACGTTTTATATCCTAAAGATATTCACCAACGCATGGCCAAAGCAGCGGGTGGAGACCCTAGAAAAGTTACCTCCGCCATGAATTCATTAAGAGATTTTTGTCTAAGAGCTTTAAGCAATAAACAAAAAAAAATAGAGCTTAATCAAGACACGCTTCCTCTTCTGTTAAAGCTAGAAAATTACATCAAATCCGGACGTAAAAAAGAAATTCTTAAAAAAGTTACAGATTCTTTTCAGGTTTGCAAAAACATTGGTCTAATCGACAGATGGGAAGAAAAAGCAGGTACAAATAATCAAACAAAATATGTCATCTATCTCAATCCTGGATTCCTGGGAAACAATTATACTCAAATATCTTAAGAAATAAGATTTACAGGTTGGGAAATACATAGATTTTTTCCAAATACTTAATTATAATCGCATCCATGTGTCGTTTAGAGAGCATTCTTATTAAAAAACAAATTTTTATAAATTCTTAATTTCAAACAGGGAAATTATCAAGCTGCGGTTAGAAGCTTTCAAGAAGCAGAGAAAACAGGTACTGATCCCAAACAATAAAACCCATTTGTGTATTATCCAGTTGGTCTCAATAATCTTGGCAATTTAGCAACTGCCGTTAAGAACTCACGAGAATCTTCGATTTCTTCGTCTGAAATTTCCTCTATATTTAATAAAGCCGTCCCTATTTCGCTATCGATTCGATTTCTTTCTCTTTGAGTCATCGAGTAGAGACAGCTGCTCCTTTAGCAGCCCCTACCAGCTGACCTTTATAGGCTGCATCAGCAACTCTAGCCGATACTTCTGCTCTTTGTGGAGAGTTGTACTGATAATTTTCAAAATTGAGGTTCTCTATTTCTTCTCGTTCTTTATCTGTTAACGCAAGACAAGTATCTCCAATGAGTAAATCTTGTTGGTCTGTTCGCACTCCTTCGGGAAGGCAAGTTCTTATTGTTTGTAAAATCATTTAAACTAAGCTCCTTTAAGATCGATATTTTTTAAAAAAATAGATGGCTATCGCTGTGATGACAAATATTGATACATAGCGTGGCATAAAAAAAAACAGCTAGCAGCCGTAGCAACAGCAGCAGAAACTTCGTATTTATCTCGCTTCCCAAAAATCTTTTCGACTTTTTCTGATGGAGTCAACTTATCCCACTCCTTTCTATGTTGAGCAAGCGCAGCTTTGTTGTGGCCATTGATGATCCAAAGATCAATATGTCTTGTGTCTAGATATTTTGGTTCTTTTCGATACAGATCGTGGAGCTCTTGTTTGCAGAAAGAAAGGACGAGCCACTCTTCCTCATTTTCTTGTTCGTTTTGGGGATTGTATCTCCGATCTGCATATTCCTTGGCTTTGGCTTTGCGAAATTCAGGATCGCTGTAGAGCTCTATATATTTTTTCTCTAGTCGAGTTCCCCAGCTCATTAAATCCCATTCTGAATAACCCAAAACCTCTTGCTTGATTTCTGCAAAAGGCCTGGGCTTATCTGCAAAAACTATTCTCTTTGTTCGCTCATAATCTGCATCTGCAAACTCTCTTGGCATATTGAGCGGTAGGTTAATCCAGGCGGATTAGAATCGATAACCCATGCGATCAGCTATTGCACACATACGCTCTTTTAGGGGGACAGGTTGACTTGAAGACTCCACTTGATCTTCTTCATTCCCTCCGTTAGGGGGGACTACTTGCCCTTCTTCAAAATCTATCTCGGGATAGAAAGAAAAACTTGTAGATGGTGTGGCGGGGGAAATACTCATAAAGGTCCTCTTAAGCGTGAAATAAAAAATCCTGTAGTAAAGATGCAGGTTGCTATTGTTTTTCGAGGAATGATAAAAAAAGCATCAAGTTAAAGTAAAGATTTTTCTGTCATAGATTTCTCAAAGGAACGAAATTCAGCGACTGTGGGCCATGTACTGTATACGAAGATAGAGGAAATATTACTTATGTACTTCGTGAATACGATCCTCAATGGAAGGATTCATTCATTCTTCATCTATTATGATGCATTTTTTGAAATTACCAGACCCAAGAAAGACGCGCAATCAACTATGATAGCCTTCATGATATTATCAGCACATCTATGCATCATGTCGTAAAGATTATTTATTAGATCTGGTAGGTGCAAAGGAAATTCTTCATGCGTAAGCCCTGCCTGATGAAAAGGGATAGATACAGTTTTATGCTAAAGATGGCTTATCAGGAGGCGTAAGAGTAAGTTTAGGAGAAAGCCTTACTTTCTCTTTAGATTTAGAAAGTCTTTTCAAGTTTGAAGTGCACAGAAGAATTAAAAAAAGAATAGGCAGGCGATGAAAGAATCTCTATTGTGATTTTTAACAATCAAACACAAGGAGAGACCTTGCCTAAAGGCTACCATCACCTAACCTATGACCAAAGATGTCAGATTTATATTTTAAAAGCTAGAGGAGATACATCTAGCTCAATAGCAAACATTCTAAAAGTTCATCATAGCACTATTAGTAGGGAACTTAAGAGAAATAAAGGGCAACGAGGATACCGTCATCAGCAAGCTCAAGAAAAAGCATTTCTTAGAGCCTGTTTAAAATCTTTTCAAAAGTAGAGCAATAAAAAGAACCACCATATTCAGGCTTGTATGTAGTTTTCTTTCGCAATTTTTCCATAGCCTGCAGCATTTTTCTATCCACGCAAAAGAACGCTCTACAACCCATCTTCTAAGGCGGGCCATAATTTACTTCCAAAGGTTTTATGAAAACTATCATTATGCCTTACTGAGAAGATTTTAAACAGGCTCTTAGAAAAAATTCTCAGCCCAATAAAAAAATGACTCCTCAAATAGTTACCCGTATTGAAGAAAAAATCAAGTTGCAATGGAGCCCTATACAAATATCCGGATGGCTTAAAAGACATGGTAAAGAACATGTTAGTCATGAGACCATCTATAATCATATCTGGAAAGATAAACGACAGGGAGGACAGCTTTATAGAGAGCTCCGTCATCGAGGGAAAAAATATAACAAGCAGAGAAAGGGAGCTTCTGGAAGAGGGAACATGCCTGGTCGTATATAGTGGTTCCGATTCAATCGTATAGAAAAATATTTTGTTTTGTGTTAAGCTATTGAGTATGAAAAAACTGATCCCTAGCCAGAGAGCTGACTTAGAACACAAGTTAAAGCATCCAAAAGACTATTCTGAACGGAATAGGCTTTGTGTAATTTTGGGCTATGATGAGGGTATCTCAACAAAAAATCTTGCTAAAACACTCCGGATAAGCCCTATCACTGTTCAGAAATACCTCAGAGAATATGATTCCGAAAATAAAACTGGAAGTAGCCCTCGAGGCGGTAGCAAATCAAAACTTTCACAAGACCAAAAAGAGTCTCTACTAAAACACCTACAGGAAAAGACCTATCTTAAAGTCAAAGGGATCATAGCTTATGTGCATGAGCAATATGGGATAAAATATTCCCGAAGTGGCATGACAGATTGGCTCATACAGCACGGATTTGTTTATAAACGTCCTAAAAAGATTCCTGGGAAATTAGATCCTGAAAAACAACGAATTTTCATAGAACAATATAGGGCTTTAAAGGAGACCTTAAACCCTGATGAAGAGATCTATTTCATAGATGCTGTGCATCCTGAACATCAGTCCCAAGCCGTATGTGGATGGATCAAAAAAGGCGTTCAAAAGACTTTGCAGACATCCGGGAAACAATTGCGATTGCATTTTGCTGGAGCTCTTTGCCTGACAGGAATGAAGATTTTTACAGAGGAATATAAGACAGTTGATGCCGATGCAATGCTCGATTTTTTCAAGAAGCTAGAAAAACAGACAGAGGCTCGAATTATTCATGTAATTTTGGATAATGCAAGATCAAACAAAAATAAGAAACTAGAAGAGTTTCTGATGTCTTCTAGGATTAAAGTGCACTATCTCCCTCCTTATTCGCCGAATTTGAATCCTATTGAACGCTTGTGGAAGATCTTAAAGGAAAAGAAGGTATACAATCGATATTACGAAACGTCGGTGACTTTTTTTCAGGCAATTAGAGGATTCTTCTTAGAAGAGATACCGAAAATAACAGATATTTTGAAATGTAGGATAAACGACAAGTTTCAAGTCGTTGACTTAAATCCCATTAAGCTAGCCGTTTGAATCGGCACTAGTATAGATATTAAGCAACGGCCTTGTATTGTAGAAAAAAAGACTCGTTTAGGAGACTGGGAACTAGATACAGTCATAGGGGCAGGACATAAAGGCGTAATTGTATCAATGGTAG
It encodes:
- a CDS encoding helix-turn-helix domain-containing protein → MIFNNQTQGETLPKGYHHLTYDQRCQIYILKARGDTSSSIANILKVHHSTISRELKRNKGQRGYRHQQAQEKAFLRACLKSFQK
- a CDS encoding IS630 family transposase; this translates as MKKLIPSQRADLEHKLKHPKDYSERNRLCVILGYDEGISTKNLAKTLRISPITVQKYLREYDSENKTGSSPRGGSKSKLSQDQKESLLKHLQEKTYLKVKGIIAYVHEQYGIKYSRSGMTDWLIQHGFVYKRPKKIPGKLDPEKQRIFIEQYRALKETLNPDEEIYFIDAVHPEHQSQAVCGWIKKGVQKTLQTSGKQLRLHFAGALCLTGMKIFTEEYKTVDADAMLDFFKKLEKQTEARIIHVILDNARSNKNKKLEEFLMSSRIKVHYLPPYSPNLNPIERLWKILKEKKVYNRYYETSVTFFQAIRGFFLEEIPKITDILKCRINDKFQVVDLNPIKLAV
- a CDS encoding Lpg1974 family pore-forming outer membrane protein, coding for MQSLFLYKHLKYFILNLCAIPIMTNAGEFHGHLEECCDVLLVKNPETQQNIVVDYLLFRAIEDTLKYGETNFRLIPPPSHDIEQDFSYNPGIRVTLNIPTYDYWLLSGSCTYFRADPSRVTSDDPTGNIFANLVAPTYFSPVNQQVSHLSGKWELKMQIFDVLFKKGLMIGKSFIIEPFFGVQGCTIKQKVDVHYTFFKPRTSLRPPQSVKGISRVSGVGPELGAEFRMVFPYRISLFARGGFSCLLGSFKGHTDYGDLLGCSSSSTQISLKDHKLRLFSSMLLQIALSKWWCTSRSSELELTLGWETQIWSRQMRMNWFSTLASPSEGSDLTLHGPFVRFSLSF
- a CDS encoding AAA family ATPase — encoded protein: MTRQSYLILLPHGRNLRPLQDKFYEIGGFYNGIGYVFPFQKEQTLKQIIKHLPDIKIRKIDLEDDHTFDSIRQAHNASYFRDKLFTLDHKILSIIHTYQLDELSEISVESLQLPPEQKTQFLELIQEKEKLKRALEWAEGMEKTLSSQKLISFQMKFISEQSVNFLLKEAPKMPRLINYMEGSYVKAFIRKGIVGMLVGSGGVGKTHALAQLAISITTGIPWLGKYPVEKTGYVFMGMGENSEEDIHRLLRKTVKKLFREQTSFFDKNPLLEASTRLAVASFNGLDSSFIYKGKPTQAYELLLQELKEKEPKEGWSCIILDPISRFLGADAETDNASATRFIALLERLTLELEGHPTVLFGHHMSKNAQAARNTDQGAARGSSAITDGVRWQANLEKIRKTLNSEEEEYELDQIILRYVKSNFTAILPSLRLKKDEDGILFAQDPNQSIFKKR